CAGCAACCCTGGCATCGCTGCAGGCGCAAAACTGGCCAAACCTTGAAGTGATTGCTGTGAACGACCGCTCGACCGATGAGACCAAAGACGTGCTTGACCGCACCGCGGATTCATGGCCAAGCTTAAAAAGTATTCACATTACGGAATTGCCCGAGGGATGGCTTGGCAAGAATTACGCCCTTTCGAGAGCCGCTGAAGTAGCAAGTGGAGACTGGCTCCTCTTTACGGACGCAGACGTCCGGTTCACGAGGGATGCAGTGGAGACCGCGATGCGTTTTGTCCTTGCAAACGAGATCGACCATTTGGCTATGGCACCTGGAATCCGTGCAAACGGGTTTTGGCTTCGCGCCGCAGTGTTCATGTTTCTCTACAACGTCGTGTTGGTGTTCAAGCCGCAAGACGCCAAGCGAAAAAACTCAGCTGCTTTCGTTGGGATTGGGGCATTTAATCTGGTACGGAGAACCACCTACGAGAAGGTTGGCGGACATAAAAGTGTGGCCCTTCGACCCGATGATGACCTGGCGCTTGGAGCTGTCATCAAGCGATCCGGTTTTCGGCAAGACTTTACAGGTGGCACCAAACTGCTTGACGTAGAATGGTATCCCTCTTTGCGCGAGATGACCCGCGGACTGGAGAAGAATGCCCTGGCACCGTTTCAGTACCGGTTCTGGAAGTTTGCGCTGGGTGTTTTGCTCATGTTGCTGGTGTACGATGGTCCAGCAGTGGGAGCCATTGTCGCAGAGGGTTGGCCAAGACTCCTCTTTGCCCTGGCTTTCGTTATCGAGGTTTATCTTTTCCGGCTCACGCGGACGTACAGTGGTGTCTCGAGTTGGTGGGCCTTTACGCTGCCTCTGTCGGCACCCATTTTATTCTTCATCTTGGTCCGTTCTGCTTTACTCTGCCTCATTCGAGGAGGCATCGTCTGGCGCGGAACCTTTTATGCGATACGAGAATTGCGAAAGGCGGCTTGACGGACTGCCAATTGGAGGAGATGTGAATTGGAGGAGATGTGAATTGAACAACACAAATTCAGCGCCTCTAAGAGGCCGTCAGCAAATTGTCGACGTCTGCCTGCTCGCTGGGAAAGTCATGCTCGAAAACGGGGCTGAAACCTATCGTGTGGAGGATACGATGAGGCGGATAGCTGAGGCTTGCGGCAGTGAGGCACAGAGCTTTGTGACACCAACGGGTATTGTGTTCTCACTGGAAGGTGAAGGCGCAACCCGTGTGGCGAGGGTAAACGAACGCCGGATAGACCTGCAAAAGGTCACGCGAACCAACGACATCTCGCGGAATTTTTGTCAAGGGTCGATTACGTTGCAGGAAGCCCACGATGAGCTCTTGATGGTTGAATCGTCTCATCATGCGTATCGCTTTTGGCTGCAAGCAACAGCTGCAGCCATCGCAAGCGGATGTTTCCTCATCATGTTTCAAGGAGTATGGCCAGATTTTGTAGACGCCGTCGTCTGTGGCGGCCTGGGCTTTGCTGTTGCTTTCTCTCTGCATCGCTTTACACGCGTGAAATTTTTCGCAGAGTTTATGGCCGCACTCTCAGTCGGACTGAGCACCGCACTGTTGATGAAACTCGGCCTCGGTCACATGTCTGAGAAAATCGAGATTGCCTCCGTCATGCCGCTGGTGCCAGGCATGCTCATTACCAACGCGGTGCGGGACCTGATGGCTGGACATCTTGTCTCCGGAACATCCAAAGGCGTCGAAGCGCTTCTTACAGCACTTGCCATTGGCGGCGGTATCGCAACAACACTGACTTTGTTGTAAAAGGAGAGTTCCGCCATTGTTTCAGCAACTTGTTATCAGTTTTCTTGCGACGGCGGCTTTTGCAATCATTTTTAGCGTCCCCAGAAACCTCCTTGTCGCAAGCGGATTTGTCGGCATGGTAGGGTGGGGCCTCTATACAGGCACGACCATGCTCGGGCTTTCGAGCATTCCAGCCAACCTCATTGCAGCATTTGGCGTTAGTATGCTAAGTCAACTCTTTGCCCGCCGATACCGGGCACCTGTGACTGTTTTTGCCGCGTCGGGAATTGTTCCCCTGGTACCGGGTGGGCAGGCCTTTGATGCCATGCGCTATTTTGTGGAAAACAATTACAACCTTGCCGTCCAGTTTGCGGCCAAGGCTTTCTTGCTCTCCGGAGCGATAGCAATGGGGCTCATCTTATCTGAAGTGTTCTATCAACTCATTCGACACCAGCGTGGAGCTTTCTAGAACAAAGAGGCACCATCAATCGAACCAAAATTCTAAATAAAGCCGGGAACAAAATCACGAACAAAGTCGGTACTAAAATTGGTAATAAAATCGGTAATAAAATTCGACACAAACCGAGATTCTGCCGCTAACGACCCCCAAAATCAATATCTTCGGGTACGAACTTTATGGTCATGATAGAAAAGGAGATTTTACCGTGAGCGTCAA
The Alicyclobacillus curvatus genome window above contains:
- a CDS encoding threonine/serine exporter family protein; the protein is MRYENCERRLDGLPIGGDVNWRRCELNNTNSAPLRGRQQIVDVCLLAGKVMLENGAETYRVEDTMRRIAEACGSEAQSFVTPTGIVFSLEGEGATRVARVNERRIDLQKVTRTNDISRNFCQGSITLQEAHDELLMVESSHHAYRFWLQATAAAIASGCFLIMFQGVWPDFVDAVVCGGLGFAVAFSLHRFTRVKFFAEFMAALSVGLSTALLMKLGLGHMSEKIEIASVMPLVPGMLITNAVRDLMAGHLVSGTSKGVEALLTALAIGGGIATTLTLL
- a CDS encoding threonine/serine exporter family protein, which produces MFQQLVISFLATAAFAIIFSVPRNLLVASGFVGMVGWGLYTGTTMLGLSSIPANLIAAFGVSMLSQLFARRYRAPVTVFAASGIVPLVPGGQAFDAMRYFVENNYNLAVQFAAKAFLLSGAIAMGLILSEVFYQLIRHQRGAF
- a CDS encoding glycosyltransferase, with the protein product MVWYWSFAGVILLAWVVLGIRNLPGLLHAVSLDAVHTHESKQRAASKDTSLPRVSILIAARDEAKALPATLASLQAQNWPNLEVIAVNDRSTDETKDVLDRTADSWPSLKSIHITELPEGWLGKNYALSRAAEVASGDWLLFTDADVRFTRDAVETAMRFVLANEIDHLAMAPGIRANGFWLRAAVFMFLYNVVLVFKPQDAKRKNSAAFVGIGAFNLVRRTTYEKVGGHKSVALRPDDDLALGAVIKRSGFRQDFTGGTKLLDVEWYPSLREMTRGLEKNALAPFQYRFWKFALGVLLMLLVYDGPAVGAIVAEGWPRLLFALAFVIEVYLFRLTRTYSGVSSWWAFTLPLSAPILFFILVRSALLCLIRGGIVWRGTFYAIRELRKAA